Genomic DNA from Borrelia hispanica CRI:
TAGCTTTATAGCAAAAGTGATGGTTTATATTTCTGCATTGGATATGGAAGTTGGGCGTATTTGTAATCTTATAAAGAATGACAAATCTATTGGACTTGCAAATATTGATATAGAAGATTTAACTAATCATATAAAACTATTACTACAAGATAGTAAATTTTGTGCAGATTTAGCAGAATTAAATTATAAAGATGAATTTGTAAATTTTCTAAGTATTGTTAATTTAAATATTGGTGCTGAAGAGCGAGAACTTTTGGAGAAACATTTAGTTGATATTCAATCTAAACAAACAGAAATAGAGAAGAAAGAGAAAGAGCATACTAAAGAATTATATGCACTTACTAAACAAGATAAGGATGTTCTTAAAGATATATTTGGTAAGTTATCTATTGATTTTGAATTAACAGATAATATTGTGTATAGATTAGGCAAGAATATATTTGCGTTAAATTCAGGTAAACGTGCTATTAAAGATAGGTTTAAGTTAATTACGGATCATTATGATTATTATGATATTAATCATAGTTATAGTTTCTCTATATCTAATCTTGCCCCTCCCATCTCATCTGTAATTTAGTGGGAGGATGCACTTATGATTATACATCTAATAATCTTCATTTTAATAATTTTATATCGTATGTTAAAATATATATACAATAGTTTAAGAAATATTATTAAAAAATATGTTTATGATTACCA
This window encodes:
- a CDS encoding DUF244 domain-containing protein, producing SFIAKVMVYISALDMEVGRICNLIKNDKSIGLANIDIEDLTNHIKLLLQDSKFCADLAELNYKDEFVNFLSIVNLNIGAEERELLEKHLVDIQSKQTEIEKKEKEHTKELYALTKQDKDVLKDIFGKLSIDFELTDNIVYRLGKNIFALNSGKRAIKDRFKLITDHYDYYDINHSYSFSISNLAPPISSVI